In Magnetospirillum sp. XM-1, a single window of DNA contains:
- a CDS encoding IS91 family transposase, translating to MAAMAGGLEVADVFRRFGSAWRAAQDGHLDRGRRRVMAAIEACRTAQLGGHSESCGACGLVRIAYNSCRNRHCPKCQGLARAQWLADRQAELLPVPYFHVVFTVPAEIAAIAFHNKAVVYDILFKATAETLRTIAADPRHLGAEPGFVAVLHTWGQALQHHPHLHCVVPAGGLSPDGSRWVACRPGFFLPVRVLSRLFRRLFLAQMTAAFLAGKLAFFSDLAALAEPAAFARHLAPLRKTDWVVYAKRPFGGPEQVLAYLGRYTHRVAIANSRLVEIADGSVRFRWKDYRHHDKQKVMTLQPGEFIRRFLLHVLPDGFHRIRHYGFLANGQRAAKLENCRRLLAVPAPATVTAGTPDDYRDRHHRLTGHDLRRCPCCGGTMAPLGAIPRSPAGHAAYRIDTS from the coding sequence ATGGCAGCCATGGCCGGGGGACTGGAGGTGGCGGACGTGTTCCGCCGCTTCGGCAGTGCATGGCGGGCTGCCCAGGATGGACATCTCGACCGCGGCCGCCGCCGGGTGATGGCCGCCATCGAGGCTTGCCGAACGGCGCAATTGGGCGGCCATAGCGAGTCCTGTGGTGCGTGCGGGCTGGTGCGCATCGCCTACAATTCCTGCCGCAACCGGCATTGTCCCAAATGCCAGGGGCTGGCACGCGCCCAGTGGCTGGCCGACCGCCAAGCCGAGTTGCTGCCGGTGCCATACTTCCACGTCGTCTTCACCGTGCCGGCCGAGATCGCCGCCATTGCCTTCCACAACAAGGCGGTGGTCTACGACATCCTGTTCAAGGCGACAGCCGAGACACTGCGCACCATCGCCGCCGATCCCAGGCATCTCGGCGCCGAACCCGGTTTCGTCGCCGTGCTGCACACCTGGGGACAGGCGCTCCAGCACCATCCCCATCTCCATTGCGTGGTGCCGGCCGGCGGCCTGTCGCCGGACGGAAGCCGCTGGGTCGCCTGCCGTCCGGGCTTCTTCCTGCCGGTGCGTGTGCTGTCCCGGTTGTTCCGCCGCTTGTTTCTGGCCCAAATGACGGCGGCGTTCCTGGCGGGCAAGCTCGCCTTCTTCTCCGACCTCGCAGCCCTCGCCGAGCCGGCCGCCTTTGCCCGCCATCTGGCGCCGCTGCGCAAAACCGACTGGGTGGTCTACGCCAAACGCCCATTCGGCGGCCCCGAGCAGGTGCTGGCCTATCTCGGCCGCTACACCCACCGCGTTGCCATCGCCAACAGCCGCCTGGTCGAGATCGCGGACGGCTCGGTCCGTTTCCGCTGGAAAGACTATCGTCATCACGACAAGCAGAAGGTGATGACGCTGCAGCCCGGCGAATTCATCCGCCGCTTCCTGCTCCACGTCTTGCCCGACGGCTTCCACCGCATCCGTCATTACGGATTCCTCGCCAACGGCCAGCGGGCGGCCAAGCTGGAAAACTGCCGTCGCCTGCTGGCCGTGCCGGCGCCGGCAACGGTCACGGCGGGGACGCCCGACGACTACCGCGACCGCCATCACCGCCTCACCGGCCACGACCTCCGCCGCTGCCCATGCTGCGGCGGCACTATGGCGCCGCTCGGCGCCATCCCTCGATCACCGGCCGGCCATGCCGCCTACCGGATCGACACGTCATGA
- a CDS encoding HEAT repeat domain-containing protein, with protein MVGELHAFSLLQKIGIITAMSKSQLHLFEQRAPSAKPSSRADGRAPADLSSLPDQELVAGIATAGIAEIFARMTECGRRKLTAAVPALEGICKRFSGFGLSALIREQAVALEVLVEIGGPEAATAVERIITRDMVQGPGLVLAVAAAARTGVTLPAAVTMRLLRHDEPDVRADACRSARLDPDVVAILLDLQDDLHPSVRIAAACALGRFGKVDALEALSEALESAPNHEVIDALADIADDDAVVLLGRVAQDRPDLAEAVLSALDECGSALSAKVSDRVRRLSRATTAMIGPHDIVVEIDEIPYIGRCELKGETVVVTSEFGSKALEVGELPPDVVAKRLLAALVREAEGHV; from the coding sequence TTGGTCGGCGAACTTCACGCCTTCTCTCTTTTGCAGAAAATTGGCATCATCACCGCCATGTCGAAAAGCCAGCTCCATCTCTTTGAACAGCGAGCCCCATCGGCGAAGCCTTCATCGCGGGCCGATGGCCGCGCGCCTGCCGATCTCAGCTCGTTACCAGATCAAGAATTGGTGGCAGGAATCGCAACCGCTGGGATTGCGGAAATCTTCGCCCGGATGACCGAATGTGGGCGGCGTAAATTGACCGCGGCTGTGCCAGCCCTTGAGGGTATCTGCAAGAGGTTCTCTGGCTTTGGCCTCAGTGCCTTGATCCGCGAGCAAGCCGTGGCACTTGAAGTCTTGGTTGAAATCGGCGGCCCAGAGGCGGCGACTGCGGTGGAGCGGATCATCACACGAGATATGGTTCAGGGGCCTGGGTTGGTACTGGCTGTTGCCGCAGCAGCTCGAACCGGCGTCACCCTGCCTGCCGCCGTGACGATGCGGTTGCTGCGCCATGACGAACCCGATGTCCGTGCCGATGCCTGTCGCAGCGCACGCTTAGATCCTGATGTTGTCGCTATCTTGTTGGATCTTCAAGATGATCTGCACCCCAGCGTTCGCATTGCCGCGGCCTGCGCCCTTGGGCGATTTGGGAAGGTTGATGCCCTAGAGGCGCTGAGCGAAGCGTTAGAATCGGCGCCCAACCACGAAGTAATCGATGCCTTAGCCGACATTGCCGACGACGACGCCGTCGTGCTGCTTGGTCGGGTGGCACAAGATCGGCCCGACTTGGCCGAAGCAGTGTTATCGGCTCTTGATGAGTGTGGCTCAGCGTTGTCCGCAAAGGTGTCCGATCGGGTTCGGAGATTGTCGAGAGCTACAACCGCCATGATTGGCCCGCACGATATTGTCGTTGAGATCGATGAAATCCCCTATATCGGCAGATGCGAGTTGAAAGGGGAGACGGTGGTGGTTACCTCCGAGTTTGGCTCCAAGGCGCTGGAGGTTGGCGAATTACCGCCTGACGTCGTGGCCAAGCGCCTGCTGGCTGCACTCGTTCGTGAGGCCGAGGGCCATGTCTGA
- a CDS encoding IS110 family transposase: MTEVSTIGFDLAKRVFQVHGVDGDGAVTIRRQLRRSEVVTFFAKLSPCVVGMEACASAHYWARTLAKLGHEVRLIPPSRVKPYVKRGRKNDAADAAAIAEAVTRPHMEFVPVKSEEAQAVLMLHRTRRLLVTQRTMLGNALRSHFAEYGIIEPEGQGGLARLVVCALDAPDAALPQAAREAMAMLAAHVRETDSKIDALDHEILRWHRNDADSQRVASIPGIGPLIASAIVAAMGDPKRFKTGRDFAAWLGLVPSQNSTGGKTVLGPITKAGDRYLRSLLVVGATGTLWRRRKEQGTWLAGMMARGKTARQISVALANKMARTAWAILAKGGLYHDAAAQAA; encoded by the coding sequence ATGACCGAGGTTAGCACGATTGGTTTTGATCTGGCGAAGCGGGTTTTCCAGGTCCACGGGGTCGATGGCGACGGTGCCGTGACGATCCGGCGGCAGTTGCGCCGCTCCGAGGTCGTGACGTTCTTCGCCAAGCTGTCGCCCTGCGTGGTGGGGATGGAGGCGTGCGCCTCAGCCCATTATTGGGCGCGGACGCTGGCCAAACTGGGGCATGAGGTGCGCCTGATCCCGCCCTCGCGGGTCAAGCCCTATGTCAAGCGAGGACGGAAGAACGACGCAGCCGACGCTGCGGCGATCGCCGAGGCGGTGACACGGCCGCACATGGAGTTCGTGCCGGTCAAGAGCGAGGAGGCGCAAGCGGTGCTGATGCTCCATCGCACCCGCCGCCTGTTGGTGACCCAGCGCACCATGCTCGGCAATGCGCTGCGGTCGCATTTTGCCGAATACGGCATCATCGAACCGGAGGGGCAAGGTGGGCTGGCAAGGCTGGTCGTCTGTGCGCTGGACGCACCGGATGCGGCATTGCCTCAGGCGGCTCGTGAAGCCATGGCGATGCTGGCCGCGCATGTGCGTGAGACCGACTCCAAGATCGATGCGCTGGATCACGAAATCCTGAGATGGCACCGTAACGACGCCGACAGCCAGAGGGTCGCCTCCATTCCCGGCATCGGCCCGCTGATCGCCAGCGCCATCGTTGCCGCCATGGGCGATCCCAAGCGCTTCAAGACGGGGCGAGACTTCGCCGCCTGGCTGGGGCTGGTGCCATCGCAGAATTCCACCGGTGGCAAAACCGTGCTGGGGCCGATCACCAAGGCTGGGGACCGCTATCTGCGGTCGCTCCTGGTGGTCGGCGCCACCGGCACTTTATGGCGGCGGCGCAAAGAGCAAGGCACATGGCTGGCGGGCATGATGGCGCGGGGTAAGACGGCACGGCAGATCTCCGTCGCCCTGGCCAACAAGATGGCGCGCACCGCCTGGGCCATCCTCGCCAAGGGTGGCCTCTATCACGACGCGGCAGCACAGGCCGCCTGA
- a CDS encoding FecR domain-containing protein, translating to MTKVLVPEGGFLLSSEFFRKGADLILVRPDGSTVVILDYFANDAPPPLVSDAGALIEGALVTRLAGPLAPGQYAQADGTPSSGSPQIGMVDKVAGSVTARHADGTSTTLQKGDVVFQGDVIHTSGDGSVGLVFADRSTFSLGNAGKMVLDQLVYDPDTHQGKAEISVAHGAFGLVSGQIAHSSPDAMIIKTPAASLGIRGTTVAGRVDEQGQTQVALLGDPGGGTGEVVLRNSSGSQILGSANTLIQIVSASAPPSLPVPVAPTVIAQSFGSAVSSLPPPPPPGRAMEWSTAPGKDQVPPIKVIQERPNAGAVLDISHPEGTKVVDPSKLPPEAKAPQPDKAITPDKTLAPEKATEAFKAAAPTVQKDAAQAPIPRQRFRSIQNPIPLRSDR from the coding sequence ATGACCAAGGTGCTGGTTCCGGAAGGGGGATTCCTTCTCAGTTCAGAATTCTTCCGCAAGGGGGCCGACCTCATCCTGGTTCGCCCAGATGGCAGTACCGTTGTCATCCTGGACTATTTTGCCAACGACGCTCCACCGCCATTGGTCAGCGATGCCGGCGCCCTGATCGAGGGGGCTCTGGTTACTAGGCTGGCTGGACCGCTGGCTCCCGGCCAGTATGCCCAGGCGGATGGAACGCCATCCAGCGGCAGCCCACAGATTGGCATGGTGGACAAGGTGGCTGGCTCGGTTACCGCCCGGCATGCCGATGGCACCAGCACCACCCTCCAAAAAGGCGACGTGGTGTTCCAGGGCGACGTGATCCACACCTCGGGCGACGGATCCGTCGGTCTGGTTTTCGCCGACCGCTCCACCTTCTCGCTGGGCAACGCCGGCAAGATGGTACTTGACCAGTTGGTCTATGATCCGGACACCCATCAGGGGAAGGCTGAGATCTCGGTGGCCCATGGCGCGTTCGGCCTGGTGTCCGGCCAGATTGCCCATTCCAGCCCCGATGCCATGATCATCAAGACCCCGGCGGCTTCGCTCGGCATCCGGGGCACGACCGTGGCCGGTCGGGTGGACGAGCAGGGTCAGACCCAGGTGGCTCTGCTGGGTGATCCAGGCGGTGGTACCGGCGAGGTGGTTCTGCGTAATTCCAGCGGCAGCCAGATCCTGGGGTCGGCCAACACTCTGATCCAGATCGTCTCAGCCTCAGCCCCGCCCTCGCTTCCGGTGCCGGTGGCGCCGACGGTGATCGCCCAGAGTTTCGGCTCGGCGGTCAGCAGCCTGCCGCCTCCGCCTCCTCCTGGTCGGGCCATGGAATGGTCAACGGCACCGGGAAAGGATCAGGTGCCACCGATAAAGGTCATTCAGGAGCGCCCCAACGCAGGAGCCGTGTTGGATATTTCCCACCCCGAGGGCACCAAGGTGGTGGATCCTTCCAAGCTGCCGCCAGAGGCCAAAGCGCCCCAGCCCGACAAGGCGATCACCCCTGACAAAACCCTGGCTCCGGAGAAAGCCACCGAGGCATTCAAGGCCGCGGCGCCGACGGTACAGAAGGACGCGGCTCAGGCTCCAATACCGCGCCAGCGGTTTCGTTCAATCCAAAATCCGATTCCGCTTAGATCAGACAGATAA
- a CDS encoding response regulator transcription factor has protein sequence MKILIADDHQLFREGLRHILTLYVEASQIVEASSFAEVVEAGERESGIDLALLDLTMSGGPWPECLRVRP, from the coding sequence ATGAAGATCCTTATTGCCGATGATCACCAGTTGTTTCGCGAGGGTCTGCGTCACATCCTCACCCTGTACGTGGAAGCTTCGCAAATTGTGGAAGCGAGCAGTTTCGCAGAAGTCGTTGAGGCGGGAGAGCGTGAATCGGGCATCGACTTGGCTCTGCTCGATCTAACAATGTCCGGTGGGCCTTGGCCTGAATGTCTAAGAGTCCGTCCGTGA
- a CDS encoding response regulator yields MVMRSERPVVLIVDDVAENLQVLGELLQPSYLVKVATSGDRALKIASTYPQPDLILLDVMMPVMDGYECLRRLRENSETRKIPVIFVTALDSTEDERKGLDLGAVDYITKPIRPAIVEARVRNHLDMKATRDWLYDQNIVLEAELSRLLEILAHHLQEPVRRQFTFAQLLQRSLPKPLNEAAEMSLAQIMDGAVRLRTMLHDVVLYLAACQAPDPSALCDAENALNIAIRQVGHRLEDAGGKITRAEMPSVWLNSDQLTAIFRALITNAIDYRDPERDLHIAIIANLDGSDVVFSVADNGIGIPCEFRDRVFWLFERLHADFNRPGTGIGLALVKKIVEAARGRVWIEDGDEGGVKICFSLPRRTE; encoded by the coding sequence ATGGTTATGAGAAGCGAGCGTCCTGTCGTTCTTATCGTCGACGACGTTGCCGAGAACCTCCAAGTTCTTGGCGAGTTATTGCAGCCATCATATTTGGTCAAGGTGGCGACATCGGGCGATCGTGCGTTGAAAATCGCCTCTACCTATCCACAACCCGACCTCATTCTGCTCGATGTGATGATGCCGGTTATGGATGGCTATGAGTGCCTTCGGCGGCTCAGGGAAAATTCTGAGACGCGAAAGATCCCAGTGATTTTCGTGACCGCGCTAGATAGCACGGAGGATGAGCGTAAAGGGCTGGACTTGGGCGCGGTGGACTACATCACGAAGCCGATCCGTCCGGCCATCGTCGAAGCGCGGGTCCGTAATCATTTGGATATGAAGGCAACGCGCGATTGGCTGTATGACCAAAATATCGTTCTTGAGGCGGAATTAAGCCGCCTCCTGGAAATCCTTGCGCACCACTTGCAGGAGCCGGTTCGGCGCCAGTTCACCTTCGCCCAATTGCTGCAGCGCTCACTGCCGAAGCCATTGAATGAAGCCGCTGAAATGTCCCTGGCACAGATAATGGACGGGGCTGTACGGCTGCGGACCATGCTTCATGACGTCGTGCTGTATCTCGCGGCCTGCCAGGCTCCAGATCCTTCCGCGCTCTGTGATGCGGAAAATGCACTCAATATCGCCATCAGACAGGTTGGCCACCGGCTAGAAGATGCCGGGGGCAAGATCACTCGAGCTGAAATGCCGTCCGTTTGGCTGAACTCTGACCAACTGACTGCGATTTTCAGGGCGCTTATCACCAATGCCATCGATTACCGAGATCCGGAGCGCGACCTCCACATTGCCATCATTGCAAATCTCGATGGATCCGATGTTGTCTTTTCGGTTGCCGACAACGGCATAGGAATACCATGTGAATTCCGCGATCGAGTATTCTGGTTGTTTGAACGGCTTCATGCTGATTTTAACAGGCCCGGAACGGGCATCGGCCTTGCCCTAGTAAAGAAAATTGTCGAAGCCGCAAGGGGCCGAGTCTGGATTGAAGATGGTGATGAGGGGGGGGTGAAAATATGCTTTTCACTGCCTCGCCGAACCGAATAG
- a CDS encoding serine/threonine protein kinase, with the protein MTFPVLADYKAALSNAKARFATLQVTPFKDARGHPQFLAGNFAGVFRVTDSEGSLLAIKCFIRDLPDLERRYKAISAFVAASGSPYMVPLRFYRDELYVTSSIAKHGEYPVISMPWVPGRTIGALVQTLCDSDKRGGIAGLSRAWARLCLDLLNRGVAHGDLKHDNILIGPDGRLKLIDYDSMYLPELSGLPCTLLGSINFQHPERNETHFDATLDHFSMLVMQLSLRALVFEPGLLKHCHSGENLIFTRSDFLNPHGSELFQRLSAFDDLYVRDWAARLALACGSNSIRIPSIKAILSAAAGLDMSPVTGGLRWLLYRVSSGAPNITPNARPKPAVPIPSDRSKPVVASRGDDPINRLRKLKTALDEGLISQADYDGQKAKIMENF; encoded by the coding sequence GTGACGTTCCCGGTATTGGCGGACTACAAGGCGGCACTCTCCAACGCCAAGGCCCGGTTCGCCACTCTACAGGTGACACCGTTCAAGGATGCCCGAGGCCACCCGCAGTTTCTCGCCGGAAACTTCGCCGGGGTATTCCGGGTCACCGATTCCGAGGGATCGCTCTTGGCGATCAAGTGCTTCATCCGTGATCTTCCCGATCTGGAGCGCCGCTACAAAGCAATCTCCGCCTTCGTCGCCGCCAGCGGCTCGCCCTATATGGTTCCGCTTCGGTTTTACCGCGACGAACTCTACGTGACGTCGTCCATCGCCAAGCACGGTGAATATCCGGTCATCAGCATGCCTTGGGTCCCTGGCCGCACCATCGGCGCCTTGGTCCAGACCCTGTGCGATAGCGACAAGCGCGGCGGCATCGCAGGCCTGAGCCGTGCCTGGGCGCGGCTTTGCCTGGATCTGCTGAACCGTGGCGTCGCCCATGGCGACCTTAAACACGACAACATTCTGATCGGACCTGATGGTCGGCTGAAGCTGATCGATTACGATTCAATGTATCTTCCTGAACTGAGCGGGCTGCCCTGCACCTTGCTCGGCAGCATCAATTTCCAGCACCCCGAACGCAACGAGACGCATTTCGATGCGACGCTGGATCACTTCTCCATGCTGGTGATGCAACTGTCGTTGCGGGCCTTGGTGTTCGAACCCGGATTGCTCAAGCACTGCCACAGTGGCGAGAACCTCATCTTCACCCGATCGGATTTCCTCAATCCGCATGGCTCGGAACTGTTCCAGCGGCTTTCAGCCTTCGATGACCTTTACGTTCGCGATTGGGCGGCACGGCTTGCGCTGGCCTGTGGATCGAATTCCATCCGCATACCGTCGATCAAGGCGATCCTGTCCGCGGCCGCAGGGCTGGACATGAGTCCGGTAACCGGAGGTCTGAGGTGGCTTCTCTATCGGGTGTCCAGTGGAGCGCCAAATATCACTCCCAATGCCCGGCCGAAGCCTGCCGTTCCCATTCCTTCTGATCGCTCCAAGCCGGTGGTTGCCAGCCGAGGCGACGATCCGATCAATCGCCTGAGAAAGCTGAAGACCGCTCTCGACGAGGGCCTGATCAGCCAGGCCGACTACGACGGACAGAAGGCCAAGATCATGGAAAATTTCTGA
- the mamG gene encoding magnetosome protein MamG — protein MAAAAAPEIEREGAAQAAGMKAGGAKAGAANGAAAKTGAAKAAAAEVEREAVTAKAAGMKAAGAKTAAGGANQAAMAAKGTGAATKVAATGVKGKAMVAAGGAGAAAGAATGASVTASPIAAATSSSAMLSAKGVSLGLGLGLGAWGPVLLGVVGVAGAIALYGYYKNRNAEPAAAEAV, from the coding sequence ATGGCTGCAGCGGCGGCTCCGGAAATCGAACGTGAGGGCGCCGCCCAGGCTGCCGGCATGAAGGCCGGTGGGGCCAAGGCCGGCGCCGCCAATGGCGCCGCGGCCAAGACCGGGGCGGCTAAGGCTGCCGCGGCAGAGGTTGAGCGCGAGGCGGTGACCGCCAAGGCCGCGGGCATGAAGGCCGCCGGGGCCAAGACGGCTGCTGGTGGCGCTAATCAGGCGGCCATGGCCGCCAAGGGAACTGGCGCAGCCACCAAGGTCGCCGCGACCGGCGTCAAGGGCAAGGCCATGGTTGCCGCCGGTGGAGCCGGTGCCGCAGCGGGTGCCGCCACGGGTGCTTCGGTCACTGCCAGCCCCATCGCCGCCGCAACCAGCAGCAGCGCCATGCTGTCCGCCAAGGGCGTCAGCTTGGGTCTGGGTCTGGGTCTCGGCGCCTGGGGGCCGGTGCTGCTGGGCGTGGTCGGAGTGGCGGGCGCCATCGCCCTCTATGGATATTACAAGAACCGCAATGCCGAGCCGGCTGCGGCCGAAGCCGTCTGA
- a CDS encoding tyrosine-type recombinase/integrase has translation MAELSPLRRRMIEDMTVRNLSPATQRSYLHAVSKFSRFFNRSPDRLDLEDVRTWQVHLVSQGISWASLNQFVAALRFFYGVTLRCPETPERITYARQPRRLPVVLSADEVVRFLEAVPSLKNRTALTTAYAAGLRVSEVVALKLADIDSGRMVIRVEQGKGRKDRYVMLSAQLLGILRTYWRLARPGHWLFPGREDKPIEPNVLNCACRSACAAAGIDKCVTVHTLRHSFATHLLEAGTDIRIIQVLLGHNNLSTTARYTQVSNAMIAKTTSPLDGLDLMVVPPS, from the coding sequence ATGGCCGAATTGAGCCCTTTGCGTCGCCGCATGATCGAGGACATGACGGTCCGCAATCTTTCGCCGGCGACGCAACGATCCTACCTTCATGCGGTTTCGAAGTTCAGCCGCTTCTTCAATCGATCGCCGGATCGGCTCGACCTTGAAGACGTGCGCACGTGGCAGGTCCACTTGGTGTCGCAGGGGATTTCGTGGGCCAGCCTCAACCAGTTTGTGGCGGCGCTGCGGTTCTTCTACGGGGTGACGCTGCGGTGCCCCGAGACCCCGGAGCGGATCACCTATGCCCGCCAGCCGCGGCGGTTGCCAGTAGTATTGAGCGCCGACGAGGTGGTGCGCTTCCTGGAGGCGGTGCCCAGCCTGAAGAACCGCACGGCGCTGACCACGGCCTATGCCGCCGGGCTGCGAGTATCAGAGGTGGTGGCGCTCAAGCTGGCCGACATCGACAGCGGCCGGATGGTGATCCGGGTCGAGCAGGGCAAGGGGCGCAAGGACCGCTACGTCATGTTGTCGGCGCAGTTGCTCGGCATCCTGCGCACCTATTGGCGGCTGGCGCGGCCCGGGCATTGGCTGTTTCCCGGCCGCGAGGACAAGCCGATCGAGCCGAATGTGCTGAATTGCGCGTGCCGCTCGGCCTGTGCCGCCGCCGGGATCGACAAGTGCGTCACCGTTCATACCCTGCGCCACAGCTTTGCCACCCATCTGCTGGAAGCGGGCACCGACATCCGCATCATTCAGGTGCTGCTCGGCCACAACAATCTGTCGACCACGGCCCGCTACACCCAGGTCTCCAACGCAATGATCGCCAAGACGACCAGCCCACTCGACGGCCTCGACCTGATGGTGGTGCCGCCGTCCTGA
- a CDS encoding IS5 family transposase (programmed frameshift): MWTKDNRRLYERSGLRYPSDLTDEEWSLVAPLIPPAKRGGRQRTVDLREVVNGIFYVLMTGCQWRALPTDLPPKSTVHEYLGLWEWDGTLARLHHALFIEVRELSGKEASPTAAIIDSQSVKGAGKRGARIDPSGYDAGKKVKGKKRHIVVDTLGLILAAHVQPADVQDRDGGLPVLKEVRRLFPFIVRVFADGGYQGAATAAAVRALGAWHLEIVKRSDTAKGFEVLPKRWIVERTFGWLGRCRRLAKDFENLARMALAFLRLAMIRLMLRRIARHRKS, from the exons ATGTGGACCAAGGACAACCGACGGCTCTATGAGCGGAGCGGACTTCGCTATCCAAGTGATCTGACGGATGAGGAATGGTCGCTGGTGGCGCCGCTGATCCCACCGGCAAAGCGCGGCGGGCGCCAGCGAACGGTGGATCTTCGTGAAGTGGTGAATGGGATCTTCTACGTGTTGATGACCGGTTGCCAGTGGCGAGCATTGCCCACGGACCTGCCGCCCAAAAGCACGGTGCATGAATATCTTGGGCTGTGGGAATGGGATGGCACGCTGGCACGCCTCCATCACGCCCTGTTCATCGAGGTGCGGGAACTCTCCGGCAAAGAAGCCAGCCCGACGGCGGCGATCATAGACAGCCAGAGCGTCAAGGGCGCGG GAAAAAGGGGGGCGCGGATTGATCCATCGGGCTACGACGCTGGGAAGAAGGTCAAAGGCAAGAAGCGGCACATCGTCGTCGATACGCTTGGCTTGATCCTCGCGGCTCATGTCCAACCGGCCGATGTCCAGGATCGTGATGGCGGATTGCCGGTCCTCAAGGAGGTCCGGCGCCTCTTCCCCTTCATCGTTCGGGTGTTCGCTGATGGCGGCTACCAGGGGGCCGCCACCGCGGCAGCCGTCCGCGCACTCGGGGCGTGGCACCTGGAAATCGTCAAACGCTCCGACACCGCCAAGGGGTTCGAAGTTCTGCCAAAGCGGTGGATCGTTGAGCGCACCTTCGGGTGGCTGGGGCGTTGTCGCCGTCTCGCCAAGGACTTCGAGAATCTCGCCAGGATGGCGCTGGCGTTTCTTCGCCTCGCCATGATCCGCCTCATGCTGCGAAGGATAGCAAGACACCGGAAATCATAG
- a CDS encoding IS630 family transposase (programmed frameshift) gives MGKGLSSDLRVRVYGEIEQGQSRRAAARRFGVSAATSVRLAQRMAATGSLEPSRQGRPPGGGKLAAFADLLVGWVEAQGDITMVELAAKLKAEYGVVAHPASLSKFLVKQGASASKKTLLATESGRDDVVAERRTWRSHRQVRMRQEPHRLAFIDETATTTKMTRLRGRARRGQRFKARAPFGHWGTQTFVAALRCDGLTAPWIINGPMNRKTFEVYVETQLAPTLQPGDVVILDNLSSHKSEKAKAILKERGAWFLFLPPYSPDLNPIEMAFAKLKAHLRRIGARTIDALWKAVGNICDLYTSDECWNYLKEAGYVSD, from the exons ATGGGCAAAGGGTTGTCATCAGACCTTCGGGTCCGGGTTTACGGTGAGATTGAGCAGGGCCAATCGCGTCGAGCGGCGGCCCGGCGTTTTGGGGTGAGCGCGGCGACCAGCGTCCGCCTTGCGCAACGGATGGCGGCGACGGGTTCTCTGGAGCCTTCGCGGCAGGGGCGTCCGCCGGGCGGCGGCAAGCTGGCGGCCTTTGCCGATCTTCTGGTCGGCTGGGTCGAGGCGCAAGGCGACATCACGATGGTGGAACTGGCGGCCAAGCTGAAGGCCGAATACGGCGTGGTGGCTCATCCTGCTTCATTGTCGAAGTTTCTGGTCAAGCAAGG GGCTTCAGCGTCAAAAAAAACGCTGCTGGCCACCGAATCCGGTCGCGATGATGTGGTGGCGGAGCGCCGGACCTGGCGGAGCCACCGCCAGGTCCGGATGCGCCAGGAGCCTCATCGGCTGGCCTTCATTGACGAGACCGCCACCACGACCAAGATGACCCGCCTGCGTGGACGGGCTCGGCGAGGGCAGCGGTTCAAGGCCCGCGCGCCATTCGGCCATTGGGGAACGCAGACCTTCGTCGCCGCGTTGCGCTGTGACGGCCTGACCGCTCCCTGGATCATCAACGGCCCCATGAACCGGAAAACCTTCGAGGTCTACGTCGAGACCCAGCTGGCGCCGACGCTCCAGCCGGGCGATGTCGTCATCCTCGACAACCTCTCCAGCCATAAAAGCGAGAAGGCCAAGGCCATCCTCAAGGAACGCGGGGCTTGGTTCCTCTTCCTGCCGCCCTACAGTCCCGACCTCAACCCGATCGAGATGGCTTTCGCCAAGCTCAAGGCCCATCTGCGACGTATCGGCGCCCGCACCATCGACGCCCTTTGGAAGGCCGTTGGCAATATCTGCGACCTCTACACTTCCGACGAATGCTGGAACTATCTCAAGGAGGCTGGGTATGTTTCAGATTAA